The following proteins come from a genomic window of Carassius auratus strain Wakin chromosome 18, ASM336829v1, whole genome shotgun sequence:
- the LOC113118191 gene encoding metabotropic glutamate receptor 3-like, which produces MMWSALRALLLVLLGTRVLVSTGDSPRKEIKIDGDLVLGGLFPIHEKGMGMDECGRINEDRGIQRLEAMLFAIDQINQDVGLLPGVALGVHILDTCSRDTYALEQALEFVRASLTKVDDTEFICPDGSYALQEDSPLAIAGVIGGSFSSVSIQVANLLRLFQIPQISYASTSAKLSDKSRYDYFARTVPPDFYQAKAMAEILRAFNWTYVSTVASEGDYGETGIEAFEQQARLRNICIATSEKVGRSSAKRSSYEAVVRQLLQKPTAHVAVLFLRSDDARELIAAATRLNASFLWVASDGWGAQESIVKGNEFTADGAITLELAAHPIPEFNRYFQSLTPLNNHRNPWFKDFWEQKFQCSLGTTSAAGAGTPKPPCDPELAVDKSNFEPESKIMFVVNAVYAMAHALHRMQRTLCTNTTRLCDAMRSLDGRKLYRDFLLHVNFRAPFSPAGSENQVKFDAYGDGMGRYNIFNYQRVPGSDKFTYIQVGEWAESLTLNEGLIGWPRGADVPTSQCSDPCAPNEMKKMQAGEYCCWICTPCEPYEYLPDEFTCMPCAPGQWPRPDLTGCYDLPEDYIMWEDAWAIGPISIACVGFICTLMVFVVFIRHNDTPLVKASGRELCYILLLGVFMSYVMTFIFIAKPSPIVCTLRRLGLGTSFAVCYSALLTKTNRIARIFSGVKEGGAQKPRFISPSSQVFICLLLISVQLLLVSVWLLVEVPGTRRFTTPEKRQTVILKCNVRDSSMLLSLSYDMVLVVLCTVYAFKTRKCPENFNEAKFIGFTMYTTCIIWLAFLPIFYVTSSDYRVQTTTMCISVSLSGFVVLGCMFAPKVHIIMFQPQKNVASHRLNMNRFSVSGPATSYASQASVSAQYVPTVCNGREIVDSTTSSL; this is translated from the exons ATGATGTGGTCTGCTCTCCGTGCTCTGCTCCTGGTGCTGCTGGGTACCAGGGTCCTGGTCTCCACCGGAGACTCTCCCCGCAAAGAAATTAAGATCGATGGGGACCTGGTTTTGGGAGGCCTCTTCCCCATCCATGAGAAGGGCATGGGCATGGACGAATGTGGCCGGATCAATGAAGATCGAGGCATCCAGCGGCTTGAAGCAATGCTTTTCGCCATAGATCAGATCAACCAGGACGTAGGTCTGCTACCAGGTGTGGCTTTGGGTGTCCATATCCTGGACACCTGCTCGAGGGACACCTATGCTCTAGAACAGGCGCTGGAGTTTGTTAGGGCTTCGCTTACAAAAGTGGATGATACAGAATTTATCTGTCCTGATGGATCCTACGCTCTTCAAGAAGACAGTCCGCTGGCCATAGCTGGTGTCATTGGGGGATCTTTTAGCAGTGTCTCCATACAG GTTGCCAACCTGCTGCGACTATTTCAGATCCCTCAGATCAGCTATGCCAGTACCAGTGCCAAACTCAGCGACAAATCCCGTTATGATTACTTCGCACGCACCGTCCCACCAGATTTCTACCAGGCCAAGGCCATGGCGGAGATCCTGCGTGCTTTCAACTGGACCTACGTTTCCACCGTCGCCTCAGAGGGTGACTACGGAGAAACAGGAATCGAAGCCTTCGAGCAACAAGCCCGTTTGAGAAATATCTGCATTGCTACTTCAGAAAAAGTAGGACGGTCAAGCGCTAAACGCTCTTCGTACGAAGCGGTGGTTCGTCAGCTTCTACAAAAGCCCACGGCCCATGTGGCAGTGCTGTTTTTGCGTAGTGACGACGCACGAGAACTCATCGCGGCTGCCACCCGCCTCAACGCATCTTTTCTCTGGGTTGCAAGCGATGGATGGGGGGCGCAAGAGAGCATCGTAAAAGGGAACGAATTCACGGCGGACGGTGCGATTACATTAGAGCTCGCGGCTCATCCTATACCAGAGTTCAACCGCTACTTCCAGAGCCTCACGCCTCTAAATAATCACCGCAACCCTTGGTTCAAAGACTTCTGGGAACAAAAGTTTCAGTGTTCGTTGGGCACCACTTCAGCAGCAGGGGCGGGAACCCCAAAACCACCTTGTGACCCAGAACTGGCTGTCGACAAGTCTAATTTTGAGCCCGAATCAAAGATCATGTTTGTTGTAAATGCTGTGTATGCCATGGCACACGCCTTGCATCGAATGCAACGGACTCTTTGCACCAACACCACGCGCTTGTGTGACGCCATGCGGAGTCTCGACGGCAGGAAACTCTACCGGGACTTTCTACTTCACGTCAACTTTAGAG CTCCGTTCTCCCCTGCTGGCTCGGAGAATCAAGTAAAGTTTGATGCGTATGGTGACGGAATGGGCCGATACAACATCTTCAACTACCAGCGTGTGCCAGGCAGCGACAAGTTCACTTATATCCAGGTTGGAGAGTGGGCAGAGAGTCTTACCCTAAATGAGGGCTTGATTGGCTGGCCGAGGGGAGCGGATGTACCCACGTCCCAATGCAGTGACCCTTGTGCTCCCAATGAGATGAAGAAGATGCAAGCAGGCGAATACTGTTGCTGGATTTGTACACCTTGTGAGCCCTATGAATACCTGCCAGATGAGTTCACATGCATGCCCTGTGCACCCGGCCAATGGCCCCGTCCTGATCTGACCGGATGCTACGACCTTCCTGAGGACTACATCATGTGGGAGGATGCTTGGGCCATTGGACCCATCTCGATTGCATGCGTTGGCTTCATATGTACCTTAATGGTCTTTGTTGTTTTCATTCGGCACAACGACACGCCACTGGTCAAAGCGTCCGGTCGTGAGCTGTGCTACATCCTGCTGCTGGGCGTCTTCATGTCCTACGTCATGACTTTCATATTCATTGCAAAACCTTCGCCTATCGTGTGCACGCTACGGAGGTTAGGCCTCGGTACCTCGTTTGCAGTATGCTACTCCGCCTTGCTCACGAAGACCAATCGCATCGCTCGCATCTTCAGCGGTGTAAAAGAGGGCGGAGCACAGAAGCCACGCTTCATCAGTCCCAGCTCACAGGTGTTCATCTGTCTGTTGTTGATCTCCGTGCAGCTCTTGTTGGTGTCCGTCTGGCTACTCGTAGAAGTGCCTGGCACACGGCGGTTCACAACTCCGGAGAAACGTCAGACTGTCATTTTGAAGTGTAATGTACGGGACTCTAGCATGCTGCTGTCGCTGAGCTACGACATGGTTCTGGTGGTCCTCTGCACGGTCTATGCCTTCAAGACCCGCAAGTGTCCGGAGAACTTCAATGAGGCCAAGTTCATCGGCTTCACCATGTACACCACCTGTATCATCTGGCTGGCCTTCTTGCCTATCTTCTACGTCACCTCCAGTGACTACAGG gtccaAACCACAACCATGTGTATATCTGTCAGTCTGAGTGGATTTGTGGTGCTGGGCTGCATGTTTGCCCCCAAAGTCCACATCATCATGTTCCAGCCTCAGAAGAACGTCGCCAGTCACCGGTTAAACATGAACCGGTTTAGTGTGAGTGGGCCGGCCACTAGCTACGCGTCCCAAG CATCTGTTAGCGCCCAATACGTTCCGACGGTGTGCAACGGCAGAGAGATCGTCGACTCCACCACTTCCTCTCTGTGA